The Nostoc sp. 'Peltigera membranacea cyanobiont' N6 genome contains the following window.
AGCAATTGTCAGAAACGCCTATGTCATATCTTTGCTAAATCTTAGAGGTTGAATGAATAAGTGTTTTGCTGTGATTTTAGGCACTTTTAGATCGCCCCTAACCCACACCAGTTGCTCCATTTGGGGAAACCCCTTGGCGTTAGCCTCTCCCTTTGGGAGAAGGTTTATTTTTGAGTCTTTGACTGACGTTATTTAAATACAAATAGATTTTTGATTAAGTATGATATTGATTCCTGACCAGTAGGAGGTAAAGAATCAATATGACCAAAAATTGCTTCAGCGTTCTGCTCAAGCACCCTTTAACTTAATATGTTTATTGTCCCCCAATTCAATGGGCTACATCTGCCTGCCCTTAGGTCATTATGGCAAAATCTAAGAAAAGCGCTACCCCCATCAATCTCAGCGATCCACAATATTATCTTAACCGAGAGTTAAGCTGGTTAGAATTTAATGGCAGGGTGTTACATGAAGCCTGTGACGATCGCACGCCGCTTCTCGAACGCCTCAAGTTTTTAGCAATCTTCAACTCTAATTTAGATGAATTTTTCATGGTGCGGGTTGCTGGTTTAAAACAACAAGTAGAGGCGAAAGTCAGCCTATTAACTCCCGATGGTCGGACACCACAACAACAGCTAGACGATATTAGGTCTACCCTGATTCCTCATGTAAAGAAAGAGCATCAACATTTTGAGGAAATACTTCGTCCATTATTAGCAAATCATGGCATCCATATTCTGGATTACATAGATTTGAATCAAAAACAGCGCACTCATCTAAATAACTATTTTGAGGAACATATATTTCCAGTTTTGACCCCTTTGGCTGTTGATCCTAGTCATCCGTTTCCTTTTATTTCTAATCTCAGTCTGAATCTTGCTGTGGTAGTTAAAAACCCAGACACTGAAGAAGAATTCTTTGCCAGAGTTAAAGTCCCTAGCGTATTACCACGATTTTTACCGATTCCGCCTGAATTGGGAGAGCAAAATAATGACAAACCTACCCACTGGACTGGAGTATCTTTAGAACAAGCGATCGCTCATAACTTGGAATCTCTATTTCCAGGGATGAACATTCAAGAATATCATCCGTTCCGCATTACCCGTGATAACGATTTGGTATTAGAAGAAGATGAAGCAGATGATTTGCTATTAGCGATTGAACAGGAATTGCGAAAACGCCGATTGGGTGGAAGTCCAGTCAGGCTAGAAATTCAATCCCAGACTCCTGAAATAGTGCGATCGCGATTATTGCACGATTTGGAATTAACAGAAAGCGATCTCTACGAAGTAGACGGTCTGTTGGGATTGCGAGATTTGATGTCTTTTATGGCCTTGCCATTGCCGGAACTCAAAGATCCACCACGCCAATCTGTTGTACCATTACGCCTGCAAAGGCTGAGGGAACCAAGTTTAGATCCAGATGCACTGGAGACAGACGAAGGAAAAGACTTTTTTGCTGTGATTCGAGAAAAGGATTTACTAGTACACCATCCCTATCAATCTTTTTCGGCAACAGTAGTGCGCTTTATTACCCATGCCGCCTACGACTCGGATGTGTTAGCTATCAAGATGACACTTTATCGGACTTCTGGCGACTCACCCATAGTCAACGCCTTAATTGCTGCCGCCGAAAATGGCAAGCAGGTATCCGTGTTGGTGGAATTAAAGGCGCGATTTGATGAGGAAAATAATATTTACTGGGCAAAACGACTAGAAAGAGTTGGAGTTCATGTAGTCTATGGTTTAGTGGGACTGAAAACCCACAGTAAAACCGTCATGGTGGTACGGCGCGAAAAAGACCGGATACGTCGCTACGTGCATATTGGCACTGGTAACTATAACCCCAAAACAGCACGATTGTATACAGATTTGGGATTATTTAGTTGCCGTGAAGAATTAGGTGCTGACATCACGGATCTATTTAATTTCTTGACAGGATACTCCCGACAAAAGTCTTATCGAGAGTTGCTGGTTGCACCAGTGAATATGCGCGATCGCTTTTTAGCACTAATTCATCGAGAAATTGAAAATGTCCAAAATGGGTTTTCTGGACGCATTGTTGCCAAAATGAATTCCCTAGTCGATCCAGAAATTATCGCCACTTTATATGAAGCTTCCCGCGCCGGAGTGCAAATCGACTTAATTATTAGGGGCGTTTGTTGTTTGCGTCCAGGACTCAAAGATATTAGTGAAAATATTCGCATCATTAGCATCGTCGGTCGCTTTTTAGAACACTCTCGGATTTATTATTTCCATAACAATACACAGGAGGAAATCTTTATTGGTAGTGCCGACTGGATGCGCCGCAACCTAGATCGCCGAGTAGAAGTAATCGCCCCAGTGAAAGACCCTGACATTGCGAAAGATTTACAAGAAATTATGGGAATTATGCTTGCAGATAATCGCCAAGCTTGGGAATTACAAGCCGATGGCAGCTACATTCAACGCCGTCCTTATGATGATTCTCCAGAAGCTAATTCACAAAAAATTCTCATGAATATGGTATTACGGTCAACTGGCCTAGCCTCAAACCTGATTGATTAAAGACCTAGTACCGCAAGGCGGAATTCGTAATTCGTAATTACGATTGCGTAAGGGTTCTAGACATTTCCAATGGTTGGTTTATTTCCGCCGTGTTGTACTAGTACGTTCTACCGTGACAACTAGCTCAACTTAGTTACTTTTTGAAAACTTTAATTTTTTAAAAAGTTATCTAAGTTGTTTGTCATCGGTTTACGCAAGTTATTCAACCATTCGATAGATTCAGTGCTGGCACTTGTTCGGATAAACTAGAGAGGTTATTCTGAATAAATTTGTCTTTCCCCTCAATGTTAATGTTATCCCGTGAGCTTTCTACCTTGCGTGTTCTAGTAGTTGATGACCACGAGCTGACTCGTTTAACCTTACAATTAGTTTTTTCTTGCCAGGAAAATATTCAAGTAGTAGGTTTAGCCAGTAATGGTGAAGAAGCTATAGAAATGGTTAAACGCTGCCATCCTGACGTGATTGTTCTAGATTTACAGATGCCGGTCATGGATGGCTGGAGTGCGTCTAGTCAGATTAAAGCTATATCTCCGAACACCCAGATCCTTGCTTATTCCTCAGTGGAAGATGTAAATTTTCAGGGGAAGAAGGCAATGTCTAGCTTTGATGATGTTTGCAAGAAAGATGTACCAACAAGCGAACTCATTGCCTTAGTTAGGCAGTTAGGTCAGCGTGCAGCAGATGGTTCGGTCGCAGGATAAATGATACAGCTATGTTGCTTCGCCAACTCAGGCTTAGTTCAATTCTGGGGATTTAAGGACACAATAGTACTGAAGAGCGTCGGTATAACCTGAAGTTTAGGGTTAAATCGACGCTCTTTTTGATAATTTCTACTCTACCGAAATGGTGCGTCTAAATTCATCAATTAATTCATCCAGTTCTTCTAAAGCCTGATTTACGTCAACCCTCAAAGTTCCCAGATTTGGTTGCTCCAGTAGGCTTAACAGGTAATCGCGTTTACTTTGAACTGCAACAATCCGTTCTTTTATAGTCTGTAAATCCATTATTTTTTGCCGATCTTTAAACTACCTTTAAGTTTTAAGTTAACTTAAAACCAAGCATTCTGGGGTGTTTAAGTAGGTCAACCTAATTAAACATTAAACGCTCAAGAGATAGATCCGAGGATATGGCTTTTTATTTATACCACCCACTTGGTGGCTTAAGCTAATACTCTTTCCTAATTTGTTACTCATAGCCGATGATAATAAAACTGATACCTTTTCACAAAATTACTGCTACAAGTACGTTGGTAGGATCGTACTGCTGTCCATTTGTCAACTTAAACTAGAACTCCTCTAAAACCTTGTTTCAGCTAGAGGCTAGGCATTCTCTAGTCAGAGACTCTTGGGGAGACAATCTCTAAAAGCTTCTTAGAGACTGGCTTTTACCTTAAGTTGACAATAATGACAGATATACGCCCCTACAGCCGATTAATTTGTTACCAAGATTTTTGGAAATTGTATTGAGGGTATTCAGAATTTATATTAATTTAAGCTCATGCTACGCAAAATCTCTTTGGGAACACTCGGTTTAACTATCGGCGGTATATTAACCATCATTGGCTTTGTCGCCTATGCCGGTAATAATGCCACACTCAATCTTGTCGGATTTTTTTACGGGATTCCTCTATTGTTGGGAGGGCTGGCACTAAAAGCTAATGAACTCAAGCCAGTTCCTTTTACCCAAACTACATCACCGTCAGCATTGATATTGCGCCAACAGCAAGCAACTGATACTCAAAATAAAATTCGCAAAGATATCACCCGATATTGTTACGGTCAAGATGCTCATTTAGATACAACACTTTCTTTTCTAGGTTTGAGTCCCACAGACCAGGAACGACCAACTGTCACAGGGTTACAAGAAAAAGAAATCAATGGTAACTATGCCCTAATTTTAGAATTTGATTCACCGCTAATATCAATTGATGAGTGGCAAAAAAAGCAGGAAAAAATGACCAAATATTTTGGCCCTGGATTGGAAATTCAAATAACGCAGCCATCAGAAAATACTATTGAGCTAGCGCTGATCAATACTCCAAAAGAGTCGCTAGTAAGTAGTCAATAGTCAAAGACAAACCGCGATCGCTTTGGTAGCAGCAATATCGCCTTTGTTCTTGGGATGATGCAGCAATAACAAACCCTCAAACGTGGAAATTATCATATCACTTCACGGTGCTTGAGGGTTCATGTTGAGTTAAAACGAGCGCGGCAGGGTTCGAACCTGCGACCAACGGATTAGAAATCCGTGGCTCTATCCACTGAGCTACGCGCCCAACATAAATTAATGGCTCCCAAAAGAGTCATCCAAACTATTATATCCTCTTCACCTACCAAGAAGCAATCGAAAATTGCAGATTTCCTGCTAGCAAGGCTAAGATGCTAGTCGCTAGCTAGTTAATTTACACTAAAAACGAAACAGATGGAGTATTGGTTTAGATATATTGAGTTGTCAAGGGGTTCTTTGCCTGTTAACGCCAACCTCCTCTGGGCGACTACCTTCGGGAAGGATCTGGCGATCGCTAGGCCGATTCCCACAGTATGCTAGGTAATTTCAGCCTTGGCGATACTGCCAAATCCCATTATATATTCCATATTAAGAGTGCCCCTGTGAGGAGTTATTTGCTAGTGCCATGTTTATTCTCAAACGGCAGGATGTTGAAATATCAAGCATTCAGCACCCAAAAAAGGATCAGCAGGTGCCGATCCTTAATTATCAAGGGCAAACTTTTCGCTTGATTAGTGTTTTTAAAGCTAGTCAAGAAGAAGAAGCTAGAGCCTTATGGAGAGAATTAACGGATAACCGGGGTAAAGCCTGTGTTTTGCTGGAGGAACCGGAACGTTTTAGCGTCTGGGGTAAAATCCGTTTAGAGCAGCTGGATGGTGACACAGGTGGTCATGGCAAAACGGCGATTTTAATCCAAGCCAGTATTTTGCTGTTGCAGGGTGTTTCTATCGACATTGAAGAGTTTTTAGGTGCTAGGCAAGCTTCATTATTTGAAAAAGATATTGCGGAGGTCTTAAAGCAGAAGCAATTTCCTCAAGTATCTTCTCTAGAAGCAGTTAAATATTTGGTATCGACTAATCCTTTGCCGACAGCCAAAATACCTGATTGGCAAGAAAATCATGTAGTTATCTTGTTACAAGAACTGCATCGATTAGGAAAGGCGTATTTTGGCAATGCTAATTTTACCAAACAAGTGATTTATAAGCTAGAAGATATGCCAGAAGCCGAGCGATCGCTGTTTATCACTTGGCTAAATCAATCGCCACTGGGTAAACTGTGGCAGTAGTATGGAAATTTCTTAACAAAATTTCGGCTACTAGCACTTGCTTTTGGTGTCCGATTGTGTTTTACCTGGCAGATCCACTGCTAGATATACAGTCCTTTAAATCAAAATACTGCCAGAGTGCATCTACATAAGTCTTGTCCTATGAATAACTCTTACGAGAATTCTTCCATTTCTAAATCCATTTTCAATACTCAGAACATTGTTTTAGCTAATATTGGCTGGGCCGTACTGGCACTGCTATACTTTTTGTTGTTTAGTGCCAAAGTTCCCGGAGCTGATGGCATAGAAACCCGGGCCGAATGGTATGTGATTGGCACAAATATTTTTGAAGCTTTAGCTTATTTGGGTGCCAGTATCTTATGCTTGAGGAACTGGCTGAGTCCACAAATCGTCAGTGGGCGAAATGTTTGGCTCTTGATTGGCTTAGGTATGCTTTCCTATTTCGTTGGGGGGATAATTTTCGGATATACCGAAATAATTTTAAAAGATGAACCAGACGTGTCTGTAGGCGATATATTTTTTGTACTGAATTATCTATTCCTTGGCGCAGGCATGATTTTAGCTGTGGCTTCCAGGCGAATCAATCTGGAAAAATGGCAGTGGCTAATTGTGTTAGCAATTGCAGTATTCGGTAGTTTGTTGGCATGGTGGATTTCTATGCAGCAAGAAAGACCCTCAGAACTGCTAGTCGCTATTTTGAATTGGTTTTACATAGTTAGCGATGTCTTTCTGTTAATTATTGCTACCACTCTGCTGTTAGCCTTTTGGGGGGGAAGAGTTTCCCAGTCTTGGCGAATGATTGCAGCTGCGGCCTTTTCGCTTTACATTGCAGATATGTGGTTTAAATACGCCCAAGGCCCCAACTATCAAAGTGGGGAGATATTAGAAGTGTTTTGGGTATTTAGTGGAGTGTTATTTGGTATGGGCGCTGTCTTAGAATATGACGCATCACTAAGACGAACGCGCCGTACCAGCGGACGTAAACGAGCTTAGTAAAGATTTTTGGTATCTACCGTGAGAAAACTAACAGACTCTGACAAGCAAGAAATTCTTAAGTTATATCGAGAGACTGCCGAAACAACCTCAACTTTGGCAGAACGCTATGGTGTGAGTAACTCGACAATTAGTCGCCTGCTCAAAAGCACTTTGCCAGAGGATGAGTATGAATACTTAGTCTCCTTAAAGCGGGCTGCGAGAACTCCTGAAGGGAGGGCGCAGGTAAGCTACGAGCAGTTACCTCTACTGACTCAACCGGAGCCGGAGCCGGAGATAGAAGTTCCACCCATCGAAAGCCCACCCTTAGAAATACCAAAGGTTGAGCCATTACCACGTCGCATAATTCATGTAGAGCAGGAACTTTTCTCAGAGGAAACGGCAGAGTCTCTCGCTGCTAGACGGGTGCGCCGTCGCCCCTCGGCGGCGGAAAAACCGAAGCTCAGAGTCACAGAGAAATTAGAAACTCCAGAGCAAAAGCCGCCGGAAATAGTCAGCATCTCTATCCCACCGCTAAAGAATGAACATCCAGCAGCGGCTATCATCGCGCACATGCTGGGCGATGATTTGCTAGACGAATCAGAAGATTTAGACGATTTAGAAGATGATGATTTAGAAGATGACGACTTTGAGGAAGAAGACTTCGATGATGATGACCTGGATGATGAAAGGCCGTTAGTTACAAAAAGAAGACCAGGTGAAGCATCGGTTCAAGTTTTACCTCTGTCGATAGCCAATTTGCCGAAAACTTGCTATTTGGTAATTGACCGTTCCTCGGAATTAATTACCCGACCCCTCAAGGACTTTGGTGATTTAGGGCAAATTCCCAGTCTGGAAACCCAGCAGAGAACTCTGCCGGTGTTTGATAATCATCGCGTCGCCAAGCGTTTTTCTACCAAGCGCGATCGCGTGATTAAAGTTCCTGATAGTAAAATGCTTCATAAGGCTCGGACTCATCTCCAAGCTAAGGGCATTACACGACTGTTGATTGATGGTCAGGTCTATTCCTTGTCTACGGTTTAAGATTGGGCATGGGGCATTAGGCATTGGTTATTCCCCTTGTGTTCCCAGTCCCCAGTCCCCAGTCTCTAGTCCCTTCAACTATAGACAGCCCTTGTAAAACGCTCTGCCAAGTAGATAATGTCTTGTCTACGGGCAATTTGGTTCATCCATTTTTGGGGAATATTTTCCACCCCGTAATAAATTCCCGCTAACCCACCAGTGACAGCAGCAGTAGTATCGGTATCTCCGCCTAAGTTGACAGCTTTCAGCACTGCTTCCGAATAAGACGAGCTATTTAATAAACACCATAGGGACGATTCCAAGGTATCAATCACATAGCCACCAGAATTAATCTCTTCAACTGGTAACTTGGCAATCTCACCACTGAAAATTCTACCAAAATGCGGCTTTTCTAACAAAAATTCTCGAACAGAATATATTGTTTGGATATCTTGTAATGCTTGTAGATAAGCTGTTTGGGGGTTAGCACCTTCTAAGAGCGCCACTGCAATACTAATATAAATGCCACAGGCCATTTGCGATCGCGGATGAGCATGAGTAATGCAAGAAACTTGATGCACCCGCGCAATCAATTCATCCAGAGTTAAACTTTTGTGACAATAAGCCATCGGCAAGATTCTCATTAAAGAACCATTGCCATTGCTATTTTCACTACTACCACCGGCTTCCAAGGGTGGAGTCCCTTGTTTCCAGTTGACAATTGCTAAAAATGTGGTGTTACCGATATCAAATACTTCGCCTTGAGCAGTCCAGTAACTTTCGTGATACCAGCGCCAGAAGGAATCAGCAATCGCATCTAGTGAAAATCCGTCACAAAGACATTCTGCCAAACAAAAGGTCAACGAACTGTCATCTGACCACGTACCAGCAGGAACATCCCAAGTTCCATAACCCAGCATTGATATGACTGGAGATTTTACTCGTTCGGCGCGGCTGGTGAATTCTACTGGCACACCCAACGCATCACCAACACATAAACCCATCAAACCAGACAACGTTTTTGCATCGGTTAGCATTGTTCAACCAGCATAAAACTTTTCTACAACTGATTTTACTTGCGAAAAGCCGTTAATAAAACGCTTGGTATAATTTCTAATTCCAAACTAGCTGTAGACGGCCCTTGTAAAACGCTCTGCCAAGTAGATAATGTCTTGTCTACGGGCAATTTGGTTCATCCATTTTTGGGGAATAGTTTCCACTCCATAATAAATTCCCGCTAACCCACCAGTGACGGCGGCGGTTGTATCGGCATCTCCGCCTAAGTTGACAGCTTTCAGTACCGTTTCCGAATAAGACGAGCTATTTAATAAACACCACAGCGATGATTCTAAAGTATCAATCACATAGCCACCAGAATTAATCTCTTCCACTGGTATCTTGGCAATCTCACCACTGAAAATTCTACGAAAATGCGGCTTCTCTAACAAAAATTCTCGGACAGAATATATTGTTTGGATATCTTGCAATGCTTGTAAATAAGCTGTTTGCGGGTCAGCCCCTTCTAGGAGCGCCACTGCAATACTAATATAAATGCCACAGGCCATTTGCGATCGCGGATGAGCATGGGTAATCGCTGAAACATCATGCACCCGCGCCAGTAATTCGCCTAAAGTTAAGTTTCGGTGACAATAAGCCATTGGCAAGATTCTCATCAACGAACCATTGCCATTAGTATTTTCAACCTTCCCACCCGCCTGATGGGGAACAACTCCCTGTTTCAGGCGCATAATTGCTGTGTGGGTAGTTTGACCAATATCAAAGACATCGCCCCGAGGAGTCCAGTAAGCCTCCTTGTACCAACGCCAGAAGGAACTAGCTATGGCATCCAACGAATACCCCCGACAAAGGCATTCAGCCAAGCAAAAGCTTAACGAACTATCATCTG
Protein-coding sequences here:
- the ppk1 gene encoding polyphosphate kinase 1, whose amino-acid sequence is MAKSKKSATPINLSDPQYYLNRELSWLEFNGRVLHEACDDRTPLLERLKFLAIFNSNLDEFFMVRVAGLKQQVEAKVSLLTPDGRTPQQQLDDIRSTLIPHVKKEHQHFEEILRPLLANHGIHILDYIDLNQKQRTHLNNYFEEHIFPVLTPLAVDPSHPFPFISNLSLNLAVVVKNPDTEEEFFARVKVPSVLPRFLPIPPELGEQNNDKPTHWTGVSLEQAIAHNLESLFPGMNIQEYHPFRITRDNDLVLEEDEADDLLLAIEQELRKRRLGGSPVRLEIQSQTPEIVRSRLLHDLELTESDLYEVDGLLGLRDLMSFMALPLPELKDPPRQSVVPLRLQRLREPSLDPDALETDEGKDFFAVIREKDLLVHHPYQSFSATVVRFITHAAYDSDVLAIKMTLYRTSGDSPIVNALIAAAENGKQVSVLVELKARFDEENNIYWAKRLERVGVHVVYGLVGLKTHSKTVMVVRREKDRIRRYVHIGTGNYNPKTARLYTDLGLFSCREELGADITDLFNFLTGYSRQKSYRELLVAPVNMRDRFLALIHREIENVQNGFSGRIVAKMNSLVDPEIIATLYEASRAGVQIDLIIRGVCCLRPGLKDISENIRIISIVGRFLEHSRIYYFHNNTQEEIFIGSADWMRRNLDRRVEVIAPVKDPDIAKDLQEIMGIMLADNRQAWELQADGSYIQRRPYDDSPEANSQKILMNMVLRSTGLASNLID
- a CDS encoding DUF2854 domain-containing protein, which codes for MLRKISLGTLGLTIGGILTIIGFVAYAGNNATLNLVGFFYGIPLLLGGLALKANELKPVPFTQTTSPSALILRQQQATDTQNKIRKDITRYCYGQDAHLDTTLSFLGLSPTDQERPTVTGLQEKEINGNYALILEFDSPLISIDEWQKKQEKMTKYFGPGLEIQITQPSENTIELALINTPKESLVSSQ
- a CDS encoding ADP-ribosylglycohydrolase family protein, with product MLTGTKTLSGLMGLCVGDALGVPVEFTSRAERVKSPVTTMQGYGTWNQPPGTWSDDSSLSFCLAECLCRGYSLDAIASSFWRWYKEAYWTPRGDVFDIGQTTHTAIMRLKQGVVPHQAGGKVENTNGNGSLMRILPMAYCHRNLTLGELLARVHDVSAITHAHPRSQMACGIYISIAVALLEGADPQTAYLQALQDIQTIYSVREFLLEKPHFRRIFSGEIAKIPVEEINSGGYVIDTLESSLWCLLNSSSYSETVLKAVNLGGDADTTAAVTGGLAGIYYGVETIPQKWMNQIARRQDIIYLAERFTRAVYS
- a CDS encoding Npun_F0813 family protein, translated to MFILKRQDVEISSIQHPKKDQQVPILNYQGQTFRLISVFKASQEEEARALWRELTDNRGKACVLLEEPERFSVWGKIRLEQLDGDTGGHGKTAILIQASILLLQGVSIDIEEFLGARQASLFEKDIAEVLKQKQFPQVSSLEAVKYLVSTNPLPTAKIPDWQENHVVILLQELHRLGKAYFGNANFTKQVIYKLEDMPEAERSLFITWLNQSPLGKLWQ
- a CDS encoding ADP-ribosylglycohydrolase family protein, with amino-acid sequence MLTDAKTLSGLMGLCVGDALGVPVEFTSRAERVKSPVISMLGYGTWDVPAGTWSDDSSLTFCLAECLCDGFSLDAIADSFWRWYHESYWTAQGEVFDIGNTTFLAIVNWKQGTPPLEAGGSSENSNGNGSLMRILPMAYCHKSLTLDELIARVHQVSCITHAHPRSQMACGIYISIAVALLEGANPQTAYLQALQDIQTIYSVREFLLEKPHFGRIFSGEIAKLPVEEINSGGYVIDTLESSLWCLLNSSSYSEAVLKAVNLGGDTDTTAAVTGGLAGIYYGVENIPQKWMNQIARRQDIIYLAERFTRAVYS
- a CDS encoding response regulator; this encodes MLMLSRELSTLRVLVVDDHELTRLTLQLVFSCQENIQVVGLASNGEEAIEMVKRCHPDVIVLDLQMPVMDGWSASSQIKAISPNTQILAYSSVEDVNFQGKKAMSSFDDVCKKDVPTSELIALVRQLGQRAADGSVAG
- a CDS encoding transposase, which gives rise to MRKLTDSDKQEILKLYRETAETTSTLAERYGVSNSTISRLLKSTLPEDEYEYLVSLKRAARTPEGRAQVSYEQLPLLTQPEPEPEIEVPPIESPPLEIPKVEPLPRRIIHVEQELFSEETAESLAARRVRRRPSAAEKPKLRVTEKLETPEQKPPEIVSISIPPLKNEHPAAAIIAHMLGDDLLDESEDLDDLEDDDLEDDDFEEEDFDDDDLDDERPLVTKRRPGEASVQVLPLSIANLPKTCYLVIDRSSELITRPLKDFGDLGQIPSLETQQRTLPVFDNHRVAKRFSTKRDRVIKVPDSKMLHKARTHLQAKGITRLLIDGQVYSLSTV